One genomic segment of Sanyastnella coralliicola includes these proteins:
- a CDS encoding aldehyde dehydrogenase produces the protein MEKILNFINGEFAEPANGQWIDNYEPATGKVYSQIPNSDADDVERAYEAANAAFPIWSNTPYQERSRILSKLADLIGENLDALAAAESKDNGKPVSLASHVDIPRAESNIRFFSTAIMHYASEAHIMEDRVINYTNRKPVGVVGCISPWNLPLYLFTWKIAPALASGCTVVAKPSEITPMTAYLMSKLCNEAGLPAGVLNIVHGHGHQAGDAMVSHPGIKAISFTGGTTTGALIAKKAAPMFKKLSLELGGKNPNIIFADCDFDQMIRTTVRSSFANQGQICLCGSRIFVEASIYDKFKEAFVAKVKRMQIGDPSDQSTKFGAVVSKPHMEKVLSYIELAKEEGGTVLCGGKQHIPEDGNRAEGYYIEPTVIEGLDYQCRVQQEEIFGPVVTITPFESDEHALEMANSVEYGLAATVWTSNLTRAHRVAQQIHSGIVWINCWLVRDLRTPFGGVKNSGVGREGGFEALHFFTEPQNVCIQLKS, from the coding sequence GTGGAAAAGATACTCAACTTCATCAATGGAGAATTCGCTGAACCAGCGAACGGACAATGGATCGATAATTACGAGCCTGCAACGGGAAAAGTCTACAGCCAAATCCCGAACTCTGATGCTGATGATGTAGAACGAGCGTACGAAGCAGCGAATGCCGCTTTCCCTATCTGGTCGAACACTCCTTACCAAGAGCGGTCTCGCATTCTTTCGAAGTTGGCTGACCTCATTGGAGAAAACCTCGACGCTCTGGCGGCAGCTGAAAGTAAAGACAACGGTAAACCCGTGAGCTTGGCTTCTCATGTCGACATCCCTCGTGCGGAATCGAATATTCGCTTCTTCTCTACGGCGATCATGCACTACGCCAGTGAAGCCCATATCATGGAAGACCGCGTGATCAACTACACCAACCGCAAACCGGTGGGTGTAGTCGGATGTATCTCTCCTTGGAACTTGCCGCTTTATCTGTTTACCTGGAAGATTGCCCCAGCACTTGCCTCAGGATGTACTGTCGTAGCGAAGCCAAGCGAAATCACCCCGATGACCGCTTACTTGATGTCGAAATTGTGCAATGAAGCAGGTCTTCCTGCAGGTGTGCTTAACATCGTGCACGGTCACGGACACCAAGCAGGTGATGCGATGGTGTCGCACCCTGGTATCAAGGCGATTTCATTCACTGGAGGAACAACCACAGGGGCCCTCATCGCGAAGAAAGCAGCACCGATGTTCAAGAAGTTATCGTTGGAACTCGGAGGAAAGAACCCAAACATCATCTTCGCGGATTGCGACTTTGATCAGATGATTCGCACTACGGTGCGTTCGTCCTTCGCTAACCAAGGACAGATTTGCCTGTGCGGTTCACGCATCTTCGTAGAAGCCTCTATCTACGACAAGTTCAAGGAGGCCTTTGTAGCGAAGGTGAAGCGCATGCAGATTGGCGACCCTTCAGATCAATCTACCAAGTTTGGAGCCGTGGTCTCAAAACCACATATGGAAAAGGTACTCTCATACATCGAACTCGCTAAAGAAGAAGGCGGAACAGTACTGTGTGGAGGAAAGCAACACATCCCAGAAGATGGGAATCGTGCGGAGGGATACTATATCGAACCTACCGTCATTGAAGGACTCGATTATCAGTGTCGTGTACAGCAGGAAGAGATTTTTGGTCCTGTCGTGACCATTACCCCATTTGAATCAGACGAACATGCCTTAGAAATGGCCAACAGTGTAGAATACGGATTGGCTGCTACGGTATGGACGAGCAACTTGACGCGTGCACATCGCGTAGCCCAGCAGATCCATTCAGGTATTGTATGGATCAATTGCTGGCTAGTACGAGATCTACGCACTCCTTTCGGAGGAGTTAAAAACTCTGGCGTAGGAAGAGAAGGTGGCTTTGAAGCATTACACTTTTTTACCGAGCCTCAGAATGTTTGCATTCAGCTGAAATCCTGA
- a CDS encoding OmpA family protein gives MKKYLLLVSVVVMGLASCVTARQYEELEARKNDCETENKQLRTSNEALTTQVNELEAQIDDIGKRMGALESDTTLLGSSLRHLRSQYDKINELNDILMAKNSSILEDMNAENRKLLEDLQTAQSDLQMQEDALRELETQLDSKETSLNELSAALEAREARVNELEDLLNKQQEAANALRDKIATALLGFKDKGFSVEEKNGKVYVSLDAKLLFPSGSTVINNEGKKALVDLAKAIEDESDMEIIVEGHTDTDKIRGNSIPRDNWELSVLRATAVVKIMTENSSIAPTILSASGRSEFHPVDPEDKAKNRRIEIIISPNLNELFQILEGN, from the coding sequence ATGAAGAAGTATCTTCTATTGGTATCAGTAGTAGTGATGGGCTTGGCTTCGTGCGTAACTGCCCGTCAATACGAAGAATTAGAGGCGAGAAAGAACGACTGTGAGACGGAGAACAAGCAGCTCAGAACCTCGAATGAAGCACTCACCACACAAGTCAATGAGCTTGAAGCTCAGATAGATGACATTGGCAAACGCATGGGCGCCCTCGAAAGCGACACCACTTTGCTTGGAAGCTCACTTCGTCATTTGCGCAGTCAATACGACAAAATCAACGAGCTAAACGACATTCTCATGGCGAAAAACAGCTCGATTCTCGAAGACATGAACGCTGAGAATCGCAAGTTGTTGGAAGACCTGCAGACCGCTCAAAGCGATCTTCAAATGCAAGAAGACGCCCTTAGAGAACTAGAAACTCAGCTAGACTCGAAAGAAACAAGCCTCAACGAACTCAGCGCAGCACTGGAAGCACGAGAAGCCCGCGTGAACGAGCTAGAAGATCTCTTGAACAAGCAACAAGAAGCCGCTAATGCGCTGCGCGATAAGATTGCCACTGCCCTTCTCGGATTCAAAGACAAAGGTTTCAGCGTAGAAGAAAAGAACGGTAAAGTATACGTTAGCCTTGACGCTAAGCTCCTCTTCCCTTCTGGAAGTACCGTGATCAATAATGAAGGAAAGAAAGCCCTCGTTGACCTCGCCAAAGCCATCGAAGACGAAAGCGACATGGAGATCATCGTAGAAGGCCACACGGACACTGATAAGATCCGCGGGAACTCTATTCCACGCGATAACTGGGAATTGAGTGTACTTCGCGCTACAGCCGTTGTGAAGATCATGACAGAGAATAGCAGCATCGCTCCTACCATCCTCTCCGCTTCAGGACGCAGCGAATTCCACCCAGTAGATCCAGAAGACAAAGCAAAGAACCGACGCATTGAGATTATCATCTCACCTAATCTGAACGAATTGTTCCAGATCCTAGAAGGGAATTGA
- a CDS encoding O-antigen ligase family protein, with translation MTLVGTLLIAWLADIGLLERGSSERVLFAGLAMTGGLVALLFRHQSLEIPSNRSLILIGAMLGWPLLSMAWAGYVPAALYRSLKFVLAGAVFLIAFQIPRDRMPTLGRLFSVILWVAVLYASAEWFFSGRAWTDVGGLFRHPNLLSSLLVMVSFPVAGLVFTDQKKWKLQAVIILALTLCLLALLQTRAAWLGLFCGSLFFGISLLFKSKTKAFGRWVSLANLGVLGVAFGVLASNPQLMNANSMVERSALWSNTVGLIQESPFIGVGAGNWQFEFMKFGVQDLPMAAKDIATFQSPHNDFLWMASELGLPFALLCSLALLWLVLKTFRSRTDVEKNDWITTSLFLSSIIAAAVISCFSFPSDRVFHLMVLACLIAFLVKRVGQVQRQSSRVLLLFIPLTILAAVVGGCQLWGEYHTRLIIEAKAAEQFELLPEMCDKASSVFYRCDPMSTPLSSYALLGYVGDPNAHDKRMELLLDSKAISPYDPEILTNLGLEYMMGRDFVNAQKELEHALEINPFNEASWLNLALVHFNQGAIDRAQECLQEIPQAGQKYPMYYQRIFGR, from the coding sequence GTGACCCTTGTTGGAACACTGCTTATCGCGTGGTTGGCTGATATTGGCTTGCTTGAACGCGGTTCGTCTGAGCGTGTCCTCTTTGCAGGATTGGCGATGACCGGGGGGCTCGTTGCTCTGCTTTTCCGACATCAATCGCTCGAGATTCCTTCGAATAGATCGTTGATCTTAATCGGCGCGATGCTGGGTTGGCCCTTGCTTTCGATGGCTTGGGCGGGTTATGTGCCTGCGGCTTTGTATCGCAGTTTGAAGTTTGTCTTGGCGGGAGCTGTCTTCTTGATCGCCTTTCAAATCCCACGTGATCGCATGCCTACTTTGGGCCGTTTGTTCTCGGTGATTTTATGGGTTGCTGTGCTTTACGCTAGCGCGGAATGGTTTTTCTCCGGACGAGCATGGACTGACGTAGGCGGACTATTTCGCCATCCGAATTTGCTCTCTTCTCTGTTGGTCATGGTGTCTTTTCCAGTAGCTGGATTGGTTTTTACGGATCAGAAGAAATGGAAACTTCAAGCGGTTATTATTCTGGCTTTAACACTTTGTTTGCTCGCATTGCTACAAACCCGGGCGGCTTGGTTGGGCTTATTCTGTGGGTCCTTGTTCTTCGGGATTTCTTTGCTGTTCAAAAGCAAGACGAAGGCTTTCGGGAGATGGGTTAGCCTCGCAAACCTCGGTGTACTTGGCGTCGCTTTTGGAGTCTTAGCAAGCAATCCCCAATTGATGAATGCCAACTCCATGGTCGAGCGATCAGCACTGTGGAGTAATACGGTGGGGTTGATTCAAGAGTCACCCTTCATCGGTGTGGGTGCAGGCAATTGGCAGTTTGAATTCATGAAATTCGGAGTGCAGGACCTACCCATGGCAGCAAAAGACATCGCGACCTTTCAATCGCCTCACAATGATTTCTTGTGGATGGCATCTGAGCTGGGGTTGCCGTTCGCCTTGCTTTGTTCTTTGGCACTTCTTTGGCTGGTACTTAAAACCTTCCGAAGCCGCACCGACGTAGAGAAGAATGACTGGATCACCACCAGTTTGTTCCTCTCCAGTATCATCGCTGCTGCGGTGATTTCTTGTTTCAGTTTCCCAAGTGACCGTGTTTTTCATTTGATGGTGTTGGCTTGTCTGATCGCATTTCTAGTGAAGCGTGTTGGTCAAGTACAGAGACAATCTTCAAGAGTCTTGTTGTTATTCATTCCATTGACAATACTCGCTGCAGTTGTTGGAGGATGTCAATTATGGGGAGAGTACCACACGCGTCTAATAATCGAAGCGAAGGCTGCCGAACAGTTCGAACTTTTGCCTGAAATGTGTGACAAAGCCAGTTCGGTGTTCTATCGATGTGACCCCATGTCGACTCCACTTTCCAGTTACGCGCTGTTGGGCTACGTGGGCGACCCGAACGCTCACGACAAACGCATGGAGTTGTTGCTAGACTCCAAAGCGATTTCGCCCTATGATCCAGAGATTTTGACCAACCTCGGCCTCGAATACATGATGGGACGAGATTTCGTCAATGCGCAAAAGGAACTTGAACACGCCCTGGAGATCAATCCATTCAACGAGGCCTCTTGGCTGAATTTAGCCTTGGTTCACTTTAATCAAGGAGCGATCGATCGAGCGCAAGAATGTCTGCAAGAAATCCCCCAAGCCGGTCAGAAGTATCCGATGTACTACCAGCGGATTTTTGGTCGTTAG
- a CDS encoding mechanosensitive ion channel family protein, whose translation MEEWFDKGLHVQEYHVTVGDVLYILILFTIIRLIIFGLRSVVKRAGDKRGMDEGIRFTLVKLLSYFLYTMGIVMSLDQIGVNINALIVGSAALLVGLGLGIQQLFNDVISGFVILFEGVVRVGDVIEFDGMIARVVRIDIRTSKVVNRKGVYLIVPNSKITSNSVINWTHHDLHSRFDIQVGVAYGSDTAKVKRLLIDVAKEHPLVVSDRQPEVVFMDFADSSLNMELRFWATRPWQMDQIKSDIRFRIDEVFREHNIKIPFPQREMYVWDQSK comes from the coding sequence ATGGAAGAATGGTTCGATAAAGGACTGCACGTCCAAGAATACCACGTTACCGTGGGTGATGTCTTGTACATCCTGATACTCTTCACGATTATCCGTCTAATCATTTTCGGATTGCGCTCTGTTGTTAAACGTGCAGGAGACAAGCGAGGAATGGATGAAGGAATTCGTTTCACGCTAGTAAAATTGCTTAGCTATTTCCTCTATACCATGGGGATCGTGATGTCGCTCGATCAAATTGGAGTGAACATCAATGCCTTAATTGTGGGGTCTGCGGCCCTGCTCGTAGGACTTGGTTTGGGAATTCAGCAATTATTCAACGATGTTATCAGCGGCTTCGTCATTCTCTTTGAAGGAGTTGTACGTGTGGGAGACGTCATTGAATTCGACGGTATGATCGCAAGAGTTGTACGGATCGATATTCGCACCTCGAAGGTGGTCAATCGGAAAGGTGTTTACCTCATTGTTCCGAACTCAAAGATCACCTCAAATTCAGTCATTAACTGGACACATCACGACCTCCATAGCCGATTTGATATTCAGGTGGGAGTGGCCTATGGTTCCGATACGGCCAAGGTGAAACGCTTGCTGATTGATGTGGCGAAAGAACACCCTCTCGTTGTCTCTGATCGCCAGCCGGAGGTGGTTTTCATGGATTTTGCAGATTCCTCGTTGAACATGGAATTGCGCTTTTGGGCGACTCGTCCTTGGCAGATGGATCAAATCAAAAGTGACATCCGCTTCCGCATTGATGAGGTGTTCCGTGAACACAACATCAAAATCCCATTCCCACAACGTGAAATGTACGTTTGGGATCAATCGAAATAA
- a CDS encoding T9SS type A sorting domain-containing protein: MRSWKFVISVFLLCNAAGALSQGFNNRYELGEAGSFLSGIVEINSSFFILGSGVFEQSQEAVMIEINQMGELINEVPAIPPYYWFSHWDNDWEIWNDELFINTGFTVDSAGFQRLYIGFWNHEGEVVDTIFHYSPLFDPDAEEPMDWYRAGLMTLDEDQNIFTVNAMVNPFKEVAKFDENGVKLWSAVIEDDPDWLGEFYEGIIHHEGIIYVGLQYVEEIGLVSGGAILRFDAETGTQLESIVNNANSPDGIFDMMVLDNGDLIIASGFTHPEQGWRTPGVGRINEDGDILWNRIFGDGEQGVHPEMKVLVDNGDDTFTVAGNYVIIRDEPDDVLGWADRFGILAKLDFNGNVIWSHTYSGILAWTEENTINDMIATSDGGYIFCGESRETNLNNPNYQDPGQQGWVVKVDEFGCVEPGCEYVNVEEITLGLEEAMSVAPNPSNGIVNLSFNLPEGVDPPSNTELRVYDLTGALVFTEQLSTPNSIQLNLQHLANGHYIMHWMTNERLFDSISLVIAK; encoded by the coding sequence ATGAGAAGCTGGAAGTTCGTCATTAGTGTTTTTCTGTTATGCAATGCTGCCGGAGCATTGTCCCAAGGATTTAACAATAGGTATGAATTAGGCGAAGCAGGTTCCTTCCTATCTGGTATTGTAGAGATAAATAGTTCATTTTTCATTTTAGGTTCTGGAGTGTTCGAGCAATCTCAAGAAGCGGTGATGATTGAAATCAACCAAATGGGCGAATTAATTAATGAGGTTCCTGCCATACCACCTTATTATTGGTTTTCACACTGGGACAACGATTGGGAAATATGGAATGATGAGCTTTTCATAAATACAGGGTTTACGGTAGATTCAGCTGGCTTTCAGCGCCTCTACATCGGCTTTTGGAATCATGAGGGTGAGGTTGTAGATACCATATTCCATTACAGTCCTTTGTTTGATCCTGATGCTGAAGAGCCAATGGATTGGTATAGAGCTGGGTTGATGACTTTGGACGAAGACCAAAATATTTTCACGGTCAATGCCATGGTTAATCCGTTCAAAGAAGTCGCGAAGTTCGATGAAAACGGTGTAAAGCTTTGGTCTGCAGTAATTGAGGATGATCCTGATTGGTTAGGGGAGTTCTATGAAGGAATTATTCACCACGAGGGAATTATTTACGTCGGCTTGCAATATGTAGAAGAAATAGGCCTTGTGAGCGGGGGCGCCATACTCCGTTTCGATGCCGAAACAGGAACGCAACTTGAAAGTATTGTCAACAATGCCAATTCTCCTGATGGCATCTTTGACATGATGGTGCTTGACAATGGAGATCTAATTATCGCCAGCGGATTCACTCACCCAGAGCAGGGATGGCGCACTCCGGGTGTTGGACGCATCAATGAAGATGGAGACATTCTATGGAATCGAATCTTTGGTGATGGCGAACAAGGCGTGCACCCAGAAATGAAGGTGTTGGTTGACAACGGTGATGACACCTTCACGGTGGCCGGTAACTACGTAATCATTAGAGATGAGCCAGACGATGTCTTGGGTTGGGCTGACAGATTTGGCATCCTGGCAAAGCTCGACTTTAATGGTAATGTCATTTGGTCACACACCTACAGTGGTATTCTCGCATGGACAGAGGAAAACACAATAAATGATATGATTGCTACCTCTGATGGTGGATATATTTTCTGCGGAGAATCAAGAGAAACTAATCTCAATAACCCCAACTACCAAGACCCAGGCCAGCAAGGATGGGTAGTCAAAGTAGATGAATTTGGCTGTGTTGAACCCGGCTGTGAATATGTAAATGTAGAGGAAATCACCCTCGGGCTAGAAGAGGCCATGTCTGTCGCACCCAACCCAAGCAATGGCATCGTAAATTTGAGTTTTAATCTACCAGAAGGGGTTGATCCACCAAGCAATACTGAACTCCGCGTCTATGACCTCACCGGTGCGCTTGTGTTTACTGAACAACTCTCCACCCCCAATTCCATCCAACTCAACCTTCAACACCTCGCCAACGGCCACTACATCATGCACTGGATGACCAATGAACGTTTGTTTGATTCGATTAGCTTGGTGATTGCCAAATGA
- the dnaG gene encoding DNA primase, protein MIPQDVIDQIMQSVDIIEVVGEFVPLKKSGSSYRGLSPFTSEKTPSFYVVPSKGIFKDFSSGKGGSAVTFLMEHEKMSYPEALRWLADKYGIELQEEKPSEEVLQERSERESLLAVSQWAANYFEKELWEGEEGQAIGLSYFQERGFRDDIMKKFKLGYCPEGWETMTTAALEAGYDEQWLLASGLTKESNGKKYDFFHGRVMFPIQDISGRVIAFGGRTLKTEKKVAKYFNSPESALYNKSRILYGIFQAKNAIVREGRCFLVEGYTDVVSLHQAGVENVVASSGTALTEDQVKLIKRYSENVTILYDGDPAGIRASFRGIDLILAQGLNVRVVLFPDGEDPDSFAKRVSSTELTEYLEKEAKDFIEFKTSILSKEAGKDPVKRADMIREVVSSIVEIPDQIKRQVYIQECSRLLDMAEQVLMNETNKLLRAKLKRKSKPGDYVTEPEVVPVPQPEPKAHTNKKTAYPQELDFVRLLLNFGKMPIQVSLHNLEDDSQETAPVSVAEYLLFELRDEKMDLHDHTLRKITTRYGESLDQGKFPEDHFFLHDPDQGVVSICADLLTEKHQMSENWSERHQIYPETEDMNLAKAVKDCVYRLKLRHALIMIDEIQEALKTDLPTERMLLLLEEKRHLDEVKRELSRYFGSAII, encoded by the coding sequence ATGATCCCACAGGACGTCATAGATCAAATCATGCAAAGCGTCGACATCATCGAGGTTGTAGGGGAATTTGTGCCGCTGAAAAAGTCGGGATCTAGTTATCGTGGGTTAAGTCCGTTCACCAGCGAAAAAACACCATCGTTTTACGTTGTTCCATCGAAAGGCATTTTCAAAGATTTCTCTTCTGGAAAAGGAGGAAGTGCGGTGACTTTCTTGATGGAGCATGAGAAGATGAGTTATCCGGAAGCCTTGCGATGGCTGGCGGATAAGTACGGCATCGAGCTCCAAGAGGAGAAACCGAGTGAGGAAGTATTGCAGGAGCGTTCTGAACGCGAAAGTTTATTGGCCGTGAGCCAGTGGGCCGCAAATTACTTTGAGAAAGAGCTGTGGGAAGGTGAAGAAGGACAAGCCATTGGATTGAGTTACTTCCAGGAACGTGGGTTCCGGGATGACATCATGAAGAAATTCAAGCTGGGGTACTGTCCGGAAGGATGGGAGACGATGACCACAGCTGCTTTAGAGGCGGGCTACGACGAACAGTGGTTGCTGGCTTCTGGTTTGACTAAAGAATCGAACGGTAAGAAATACGACTTCTTCCACGGAAGGGTCATGTTCCCGATTCAAGATATTTCTGGTCGTGTGATCGCCTTTGGAGGTAGAACGCTCAAGACCGAAAAGAAAGTTGCGAAGTACTTCAATAGTCCGGAGAGTGCGCTGTACAACAAGTCGCGCATTCTGTATGGAATTTTCCAGGCGAAGAATGCGATTGTTCGCGAGGGCCGATGCTTCTTGGTGGAAGGATATACTGACGTTGTCTCACTCCACCAAGCGGGTGTAGAAAACGTTGTTGCTTCTTCCGGAACGGCGTTGACAGAAGACCAGGTCAAGCTGATCAAGCGTTACTCAGAGAACGTGACCATCCTTTACGATGGTGACCCGGCGGGTATCCGTGCGAGTTTCCGAGGGATTGATTTGATCTTAGCTCAAGGACTGAACGTACGCGTGGTCTTGTTCCCTGACGGAGAGGATCCTGATTCGTTTGCTAAGCGCGTTTCGTCAACCGAGTTGACAGAATACCTCGAGAAGGAAGCGAAAGACTTCATTGAATTCAAGACTTCCATTCTTAGCAAAGAGGCAGGGAAAGATCCGGTCAAACGAGCAGATATGATCCGTGAGGTGGTGTCTTCGATTGTGGAGATTCCAGACCAGATCAAACGTCAGGTCTACATCCAAGAGTGTAGCCGATTGCTCGATATGGCCGAGCAGGTCTTAATGAACGAGACCAACAAGCTCCTTCGCGCCAAACTTAAACGCAAAAGCAAGCCGGGCGACTACGTTACTGAACCTGAGGTAGTTCCAGTTCCTCAACCGGAGCCCAAGGCACATACCAATAAGAAGACAGCTTACCCACAAGAACTCGACTTTGTTCGCCTGCTGTTGAATTTCGGCAAAATGCCTATTCAAGTGAGCCTGCATAACCTGGAGGATGATTCACAAGAAACCGCCCCTGTTTCAGTAGCAGAATACCTCTTGTTCGAGTTACGAGATGAGAAGATGGACCTTCACGACCACACCTTGCGAAAGATCACCACGCGTTACGGCGAATCGTTAGATCAAGGTAAATTCCCGGAAGATCACTTCTTCCTGCATGACCCTGACCAAGGCGTGGTTTCCATTTGTGCAGATCTCTTGACGGAGAAACATCAGATGAGTGAAAACTGGTCTGAGCGTCATCAGATTTATCCAGAAACGGAAGACATGAACCTGGCGAAGGCGGTGAAAGATTGTGTTTATCGCTTGAAACTGCGCCATGCACTCATCATGATCGATGAGATTCAAGAAGCACTCAAGACCGACCTACCTACAGAACGCATGTTACTCTTATTGGAAGAGAAACGCCACTTGGATGAGGTAAAACGAGAGCTTTCTCGCTACTTTGGTAGTGCAATTATCTAG
- a CDS encoding T9SS type A sorting domain-containing protein — protein sequence MKNWKFVISVFLSSITLGGISQGFNNRYEIGEAGGLTSGIVEADGSFFVLGGGFYEESQQAMMLQISQTGDLMNEVPAVGPFYWLAHWDNDWEIWNDELFINTGFTVDSAGFQRLYIGFWNHDGEVVDTIFHYSPLFDPDAEEPMDWYRAGLMTLDDDQNIFTVNAMVHPFKEVAKFDDNGLKLWSTIIEDDPDWIGQYYEGIIHHEGVVYVGLDYIDGVAFEAGGNILRFDAETGTQLESIVNNANSPDGIFDMMVLDNGDLIIASGFTHPEQGWRTPGVGRINEDGDILWNRIFGDGEQGEHPEMKVLVDNGDDTFTVAGNYVIIRDEPDDVLGWADRFGILAKLDFNGNVIWSHTYSGILAWTEENTINDMIATSDGGYIFCGESRETDLNNPNYQDPGQQGWVVKVDEFGCVEPGCEYVNVEEIMLGLEQAMSIAPNPSNGIVNLSFNLPNGYTPPSNTELRVFDLTGALVFTEQLSTPNSIQLNLQHLANGHYIMHWMTLERLFDSISLVIAK from the coding sequence ATGAAAAATTGGAAGTTCGTCATTAGTGTCTTTCTGTCCTCCATTACTTTAGGCGGAATTTCCCAAGGGTTTAACAATAGATATGAAATTGGAGAAGCCGGAGGACTAACCTCAGGTATTGTAGAAGCGGATGGCTCTTTTTTCGTCTTGGGAGGAGGATTCTATGAGGAATCACAGCAGGCCATGATGCTCCAAATCAGTCAAACCGGAGACCTAATGAACGAAGTTCCTGCTGTAGGTCCTTTTTATTGGCTTGCTCATTGGGACAACGATTGGGAAATATGGAATGATGAGCTTTTCATAAATACAGGGTTTACGGTAGATTCAGCTGGCTTTCAGCGCCTCTACATCGGCTTTTGGAATCATGATGGAGAGGTTGTAGATACCATATTCCATTACAGTCCTTTGTTTGATCCTGATGCTGAAGAGCCCATGGATTGGTATAGAGCTGGGTTGATGACTTTGGACGACGACCAAAATATTTTCACGGTCAATGCCATGGTTCATCCGTTCAAGGAAGTCGCGAAATTCGATGATAACGGCCTGAAACTTTGGTCTACCATAATTGAAGATGACCCTGACTGGATAGGTCAATACTACGAAGGAATCATTCATCATGAGGGTGTCGTGTATGTAGGACTAGACTACATCGATGGCGTCGCTTTTGAAGCTGGAGGAAACATACTCCGTTTTGATGCCGAAACAGGAACGCAACTTGAAAGTATTGTCAACAATGCCAATTCACCTGATGGCATCTTTGACATGATGGTGCTTGACAATGGAGATCTTATTATCGCCAGCGGATTCACCCACCCAGAGCAAGGATGGCGCACTCCCGGCGTTGGCCGCATCAATGAAGACGGAGACATTCTTTGGAATCGAATCTTTGGTGACGGTGAACAAGGTGAGCACCCGGAAATGAAGGTATTGGTTGACAACGGTGATGACACCTTCACGGTGGCCGGTAACTACGTAATCATTAGAGATGAGCCAGACGATGTCTTGGGTTGGGCTGACAGATTTGGCATCCTGGCAAAGCTCGACTTCAATGGTAATGTCATTTGGTCACACACCTACAGTGGTATTCTCGCATGGACAGAGGAAAACACAATAAATGATATGATTGCCACCTCGGATGGTGGATATATTTTCTGCGGAGAATCAAGAGAAACTGATCTCAATAACCCCAACTACCAAGACCCAGGCCAGCAAGGATGGGTAGTCAAAGTAGATGAATTTGGCTGTGTTGAACCTGGGTGCGAATATGTAAATGTAGAGGAAATCATGCTCGGGCTTGAACAGGCCATGTCAATTGCACCCAACCCTAGCAATGGCATCGTAAATTTGAGTTTTAATCTACCGAATGGGTATACTCCCCCTAGCAACACAGAACTCCGTGTCTTTGACCTCACCGGTGCGCTTGTGTTTACTGAACAACTCAGCACACCCAATTCCATCCAACTCAACCTTCAACACCTCGCCAACGGCCACTACATTATGCACTGGATGACCCTTGAACGGTTATTTGATTCGATTAGCTTGGTGATTGCCAAATGA